In one window of Henckelia pumila isolate YLH828 chromosome 1, ASM3356847v2, whole genome shotgun sequence DNA:
- the LOC140873561 gene encoding uncharacterized protein yields the protein MAVDIYSEVWSPFSTPRTSLSHDPIIEEEDEENIVDFNFCIIQNLSQPISSADELFANGKILPLKSKIKIQTNQSHDPNPNPLIQPHSKPRKITTPATHKTVGVEKKRLIEFLSTSFDADDDDREDSKRRFTKPFWNFRRSSSSGRNNVSNGGGLLRSIHFLTRSNSTGSAPNPKHKVMQKQHSMKESSNPIQYYPYYKYNTAERPYLKKSTSSRSYGNGVRISPVLNIPPTYNIAKGTVSFFGIGSFFCTKKSNKNKK from the coding sequence ATGGCAGTTGACATATACTCTGAAGTTTGGAGTCCATTCTCCACTCCAAGAACTTCACTTTCTCACGATCCAATCATAGAAGAAGAAGACGAAGAGAACATCGTTGATTTCAACTTCTGCATCATCCAAAACTTGTCGCAGCCAATCTCCTCCGCCGATGAACTCTTCGCCAATGGCAAAATCCTGCCTCTCAAATCCAAGATCAAAATCCAAACCAATCAATCACAtgatccaaatccaaatccattAATCCAACCCCATTCCAAACCAAGAAAAATCACCACTCCAGCAACCCACAAAACCGTCGGCGTCGAGAAAAAGCGGCTGATCGAGTTCTTATCCACCAGTTTCGACGCTGACGATGATGATCGAGAGGATAGTAAAAGGCGATTCACAAAACCCTTCTGGAACTTCAGAAGAAGCAGCAGCTCCGGCAGAAACAATGTCAGCAACGGCGGCGGGTTGCTCCGATCCATACATTTTTTAACACGGAGCAATTCCACGGGTTCTGCTCCGAATCCGAAGCACAAAGTTATGCAGAAGCAGCATTCCATGAAAGAATCTTCGAATCCGATTCAATACTACCCTTATTACAAATACAATACAGCCGAAAGGCCTTATTTGAAGAAGAGTACTTCCAGCAGATCATATGGCAATGGTGTTAGAATCAGTCCCGTTTTGAATATTCCTCCCACTTACAATATTGCTAAAGGTACCGTAAGTTTCTTTGGGATTGGTTCTTTTTTCTGCACTAAAAAATCCAACAAGAATAAGAAATGA
- the LOC140861984 gene encoding transcription factor MYB62-like gives MSRGKIPKSVTNNNSQEGETELRRGPWTLEEDNLLIQYIASNGEGRWNFLAKSAGLKRTGKSCRLRWLNYLKPDIRRGNFTPQEQLLILELHSNMGNRWSKIAQHLPGRTDNEIKNYWRTRVQKQARHLKVDSSSKTFLDAIRQFWIPRLKESVEQNSSLASISNSSCSSSVSTMETRKTNDPSPVLTNDVPLHDSPCPNPMSPEVLRFSCGNSLEGDSYDGSIHGFCMQELDAQNVSVSGCHVVDFDWFREDLGESFWCNDELWQFKNMA, from the exons ATGAGTCGAGGGAAAATTCCTAAAAGCGTAACCAACAACAATTCACAAGAAGGCGAAACAGAGCTAAGAAGAGGGCCTTGGACCCTCGAAGAAGATAACCTTCTTATTCAATATATAGCTTCCAATGGCGAAGGCCGCTGGAATTTTTTGGCCAAATCTGCAG GGCTTAAGAGAACAGGGAAAAGTTGCAGATTAAGATGGTTAAATTACTTGAAGCCCGACATTAGACGTGGAAACTTCACTCCACAGGAACAACTCTTGATCCTTGAACTTCATTCCAACATGGGAAATAG GTGGTCAAAGATAGCACAACATTTACCAGGAAGAACCGATAACGAGATAAAGAATTACTGGAGAACGAGGGTACAGAAGCAGGCTAGGCATCTTAAGGTCGATTCCAGTAGCAAGACATTTCTCGATGCCATCCGCCAATTTTGGATTCCGAGATTGAAGGAAAGCGTGGAACAGAACTCATCACTAGCGTCCATTTCTAATTCTTCTTGTTCATCCTCGGTTTCGACCATGGAAACTCGAAAAACTAATGACCCTTCACCAGTTCTTACCAACGATGTTCCCCTTCATGATTCGCCCTGCCCGAATCCGATGTCACCTGAAGTTTTGAGATTTTCTTGTGGAAACTCACTTGAGGGAGATAGTTATGATGGTAGCATTCATGGCTTTTGCATGCAAGAATTGGATGCCCAAAATGTTTCGGTTTCCGGATGCCACGTGGTCGATTTTGATTGGTTTAGAGAGGACTTGGGGGAGTCTTTTTGGTGTAATGATGAATTATGGCAATTTAAGAACATGGCTTAG
- the LOC140873578 gene encoding uncharacterized protein — protein MDLDLAIRVDRPPALTDKSTSDDKREFEKWERSNRMCLMIMKKAIPKTFRDTMSSDITTAKDFLTDIEKRFVKNEKAEIGTLLANRISMRYKGKGNIREFIMEMSHLASKLKALKLEVFEDLQVHLVLLSLPQHFNQFKEEERLKQDKTENAHFASTSKTKDKGNKNKGKEAVVTQPLKKQKKDPSDSQSTACFFCGGEGHMKRHYSNYHAWRANKVPRHMWWIDSDATTHISVSMRGCLDCRKPNDAERFIYVGDDNKVQVEAIGKFRLLLKTGIYLDLFETFSVPSFRRNLVSISALEKSGFSCSFGNGIFSLFRDSNLVGSDDFSRYGFIYLIHEKAQSLDVFKNYKAEVENQLGLKIKTVRSDRGGEYYGRYDGSGEQRPGPFAKFLEECGIIPQYTIPGSPTMNGVAERRNKTLKDMVRSMISHSTLPESLWGEELKTAAYILNRGCPAEARPYKPNEKKLDLRTVSCYFIGYSERSRGTSFMIPQLSQFLSREMPGSLRMPSLRGGYKVRDIVFEEEYVNIPTGVLVIDQDIISDLAKDTIQDNIGDPPIQDNIQDEQTQAPQEPMPLRRSTRERRNAVPND, from the exons ATGGATCTAGATCTTGCGATAAGGGTTGACCGTCCTCCTGCTCTTACTGATAAGAGTACCTCTGATGATAAGAGAGAGTTTGAAAAGTGGGAGAGGTCGAATCGCATGTGTCTGATGATTATGAAGAAAGCTATTCCGAAAACATTCAGGGACACGATGTCTAGCGACATCACTACAGCAAAAGATTTCCTTACAGATATTGAAAAGAGGTTTGTCAAGAATGAAAAGGCTGAAATTGGTACACTCTTGGCAAATCGCATTTCAATGAGGTATAAGGGTAAAGGCAATATCCGGGAGTTCATTATGGAAATGTCTCATCTTGCTTCAAAATTGAAAGCACTTAAGCTTGAAGTCTTTGAGGACTTGCAAGTGCATTTGGTTTTGTTATCTCTTCCTCAACATTTTAACCAATTTAAG GAAGAGGAAAGGTTGAAGCAAGATAAGACAGAAAATGCTCATTTCGCCTCTACCTCAAAAACCAAGGACAAAGGAAATAAAAATAAGGGTAAGGAAGCTGTAGTTACACAACCTCTAAAGAAACAAAAGAAGGATCCTAGTGATTCTCAAAGTACTGCATGTTTCTTTTGTGGTGGTGAAGGGCATATGAAGAGGCATTACAGTAATTATCACGCTTGGCGTGCTAATAAAG tGCCTAGACACATGTGGTGGATAGATTCTGATGCAACAACTCACATCAGTGTGTCTATGCGGGGTTGCCTGGATTGCCGAAAACCAAATGATGCTGAAAGATTCATCTATGTTGGTGATGACAACAAAGTTCAAGTTGAAGCAATTGGGAAATTTAGATTATTGTTAAAGACTGGAATTTATTTGGATCTTTTTGAAACATTTAGTGTACCGTCTTTTAGGCGGAATTTGGTTTCTATTTCTGCATTGGAAAAATCTGGTTTTTCTTGTTCTTTTGGAAATGGAATATTCAGTTTGTTTCGTGATTCAAATTTAGTTGGTTCCG ACGATTTTTCAAGATATGGCTTCATTTATCTCATTCATGAAAAGGCACAATCATTGGATGTGTTCAAAAATTATAAAgctgaagttgaaaatcaacttGGCTTAAAGATTAAAACCGTTAGATCTGACCGTGGTGGTGAATACTATGGTAGATATGACGGTTCAGGTGAACAACGTCCTGGACCTTTTGCTAAATTTCTAGAGGAATGCGGTATCATCCCACAGTACACTATACCGGGTTCGCCCACTATGAATGGTGTTGCTGAAAGACGAAACAAAACGCTTAAAGACATGGTGAGGAGTATGATTAGTCATTCTACCTTACCAGAATCACTCTGGGGAGAAGAGCTAAAGACTGCAGCATATATCCTTAACAGG GGATGTCCAGCTGAGGCAAGGCCTTACAAGCCTAATGAAAAGAAACTGGACTTAAGGACGGTTAGTTGTTATTTTATTGGATACTCTGAAAGATCTAGGGGTACAAGTTTTATGATCCCACAACTAAGTCAATTTTTGAGTCGGGAAATGCCCGGTTCTTTGAGGATGCCGAGTTTGCGGGGGGGATATAAAGTTAGAGATATTGTCTTTGAAGAGGAATATGTGAATATTCCCACAGGTGTTTTGGTAATTGATCAAGATATCATTTCTGACCTTGCCAAAGACACAATACAAGACAATATTGGAGATCCTCCCATTCAAGACAATATTCAGGATGAACAAACTCAAGCACCTCAAGAACCTATGCCATTAAGGAGATCCACTAGAGAGAGAAGAAATGCGGTGCCAAATGATTAA